The DNA sequence CCTGGCGATGTGAACAATAATGGCAAAGCCAATACGGTAGACTTATTGTTTTGGGGACTGGCTTACGGAGCAGAAGGCCCGGCGCGAGCAGATCAAAATACGGATTGGTCGGCACAGCCCCTACCGACATTATGGGCTAATAACTTTCCGAATGGACTGAATTTTGCCTACGCCGATTGTAATGGCGATGGCATTGTAAACGACGACGATTTTTCGGATGCTATAGATGATAACTTCGGCTTGGAGCATCCGCCGGTCACGGCAGATTTCTATGCCAATGCAGCGGGCGCCGCGCCACGTTTGCGCCTGACCCCCAGTGCGACCTTGGTGCAAGAAGGTGCTATGGTCAATATCGGCTTGAGTATTGACGATGCAGACCTGCCAATTGCGGATTTCTATGGATTAGCCATAAAATTGAGCTATACAACAAACCTCTTGGCTGGTGATGACGGCCCTGATTTTGACCTTGTTGAAAACAGCTGGGTGGATGCGGATGAATCTTACGTACAGGAAATGTATGTGGATGATGGCATTATGGGAACAGCAGAGCTGGGGCTTACACGAACCAACCAACTGGCAATAGCTGTAGGCAGTGGTGACCTGGGAACTTTTTCAATCATCATGGAAGACATCATTGTCGGTCTGGAGGTGGATACTTTTACCCTGCGTATTGATAGTGTGTTACTGATTGACCAACATTTTGGCCGGATACCAGTGATCCCGGACACGACTCAAATTATCATCGCCAAGGATACTTCAAAATTAACCACTTTAAACCACAATCTTTGGTTGGAAGAAGGAGACGTAGAGCTGGTCGTGTTTCCTAATCCTGCGACGCATTTTTTACAAATCAGCACCTCGGTGGGAATTGAACAACTGCTTTTGGTAGACCAGTTGGGAAGGACTGAAATTATCGTAGATCGCCCGATTACCAGTGGAAATTATCGCTGGTACCTAAATGACCGCAAGCCCGGTATCTACTGGCTACAAGTAAAGACCACAGTGGGAATACTCAGCAGAAAACTGGTGATAGCCCCGAGTTGATAATCAGACTTGTTCTGCTGGGATCATTTCGGGTGCAAATCGCGCCTTATCTTCCCACACTGTGCCTTTTTTAAGTCGCTTAGCTACGGCTAGGCTCCTCAAAAAAGGCTTCGTGTGGTCGATAATGCATCAATTTTCCCACCAACTCCGAGCCGAAGGCGATCACCATAAGGTAAACTGACCCAACAGAACAAGTCTATCCTTTCTGGATAGGCAGGTATGGCTGAATATCCAGTTGGATGAGTAACAGTTTCAGCACAAACAATCATTGAATTTACTAATACAGATCGTGTCGTACTGCCTGGGCAGTACCTGGACCGGTCATTTTTAAACCGAAAATAATTTTAAGATGAAGAAGTTAATTTATTTATCGCTG is a window from the Lewinella sp. LCG006 genome containing:
- a CDS encoding T9SS type A sorting domain-containing protein; this encodes MRKILSLALLLALILSDGWTQEVWPGDVNNNGKANTVDLLFWGLAYGAEGPARADQNTDWSAQPLPTLWANNFPNGLNFAYADCNGDGIVNDDDFSDAIDDNFGLEHPPVTADFYANAAGAAPRLRLTPSATLVQEGAMVNIGLSIDDADLPIADFYGLAIKLSYTTNLLAGDDGPDFDLVENSWVDADESYVQEMYVDDGIMGTAELGLTRTNQLAIAVGSGDLGTFSIIMEDIIVGLEVDTFTLRIDSVLLIDQHFGRIPVIPDTTQIIIAKDTSKLTTLNHNLWLEEGDVELVVFPNPATHFLQISTSVGIEQLLLVDQLGRTEIIVDRPITSGNYRWYLNDRKPGIYWLQVKTTVGILSRKLVIAPS